A section of the Telopea speciosissima isolate NSW1024214 ecotype Mountain lineage chromosome 3, Tspe_v1, whole genome shotgun sequence genome encodes:
- the LOC122653595 gene encoding uncharacterized protein LOC122653595: MLKSNSQQINTTENAWKLPSMPPVVYENLSFCNEKSSDTGKGEITTETLDVWMRESVSEIVKKIGEAPFLVHVFSSKMNGKIKVTRLNKEKASAEEWPFIQKRWEEREERGECSTPDGIILVEELKDENEEDNGGRRGDDDDESSTRAWGVVIQGRGLNCNPVCYILKTCRVGSPSIGFCTHFCLVKAQFYGETAMQQMKNSWLLHPQPMEQHSYFF; this comes from the coding sequence ATGCTGAAGTCTAATTCTCAGCAGATCAACACCACCGAAAACGCCTGGAAACTTCCCTCTATGCCTCCTGTAGTCTATGAGAATCTTAGCTTCTGCAATGAAAAGAGTAGTGATACCGGAAAGGGAGAAATCACTACCGAAACActggatgtgtggatgagagAATCGGTAAGTGAGATTGTAAAGAAAATAGGAGAAGCTCCGTTCTTGGTTCATGTGTTTTCTTCAAAGATGAATGGGAAGATTAAGGTGACACGGTTGAACAAGGAGAAGGCATCGGCTGAGGAATGGCCATTTATCCAGAAGAGATGGGaagaaagggaggagagaggggaATGCTCAACTCCTGATGGAATCATCCTTGTTGAAGAACTCAAAGATGAGAATgaagaagacaatggaggaagaagaggagatgatgatgatgaatcaaGCACAAGAGCTTGGGGAGTAGTGATTCAAGGAAGGGGATTGAATTGTAACCCAGTTTGTTATATACTTAAGACTTGCCGTGTGGGTTCACCATCGATTGGTTTTTGTACACATTTCTGTTTGGTGAAGGCTCAGTTCTATGGTGAGACTGCCATGCAACAGATGAAGAACTCTTGGTTATTACACCCGCAGCCCATGGAGCAGCATAGTTATTTTTTCTGA